A window from Pseudomonas frederiksbergensis encodes these proteins:
- the tssB gene encoding type VI secretion system contractile sheath small subunit, whose translation MAKQSSQKFIARNRAPRVQIEYDVELYGAEKKVQLPFVMGVMADLAGKPAEPLAPVADRKFLEVDVDNFDSRLKAMQPRVAFHVPNELTGEGNLSLDITFESMDDFSPAAVARKVDSLNKLLEARTQLANLLTYMDGKTGAEEIIMKAIKDPALLQALASAPKPAEPQA comes from the coding sequence GTGGCGAAGCAAAGTTCTCAGAAATTCATCGCGCGCAACCGTGCGCCTCGAGTGCAGATCGAGTACGACGTCGAGCTTTACGGCGCCGAGAAAAAGGTCCAGTTGCCCTTCGTCATGGGCGTCATGGCGGACCTCGCCGGCAAGCCCGCCGAGCCTCTGGCACCCGTGGCCGATCGCAAGTTCCTCGAAGTGGATGTCGACAACTTCGACTCGCGCCTCAAGGCCATGCAGCCACGCGTCGCGTTCCACGTGCCCAACGAGCTGACCGGCGAAGGCAACCTGAGCCTGGACATCACCTTTGAAAGCATGGACGACTTCAGCCCCGCCGCCGTGGCGCGCAAGGTCGACTCGCTGAACAAGCTGCTCGAAGCGCGCACCCAACTGGCCAACCTGCTGACCTACATGGACGGCAAGACTGGCGCCGAAGAAATCATCATGAAGGCCATCAAGGATCCGGCGCTGCTCCAGGCACTTGCCAGTGCGCCGAAGCCAGCCGAGCCTCAGGCTTAA